From the genome of Sulfurimonas paralvinellae:
ATCCATCTTTGCAGTGATTGTCTGTGATGCTGTTTTCTCGATAGCATTTACGAACTTGGGAATATAAGCGTGAAAGAGCTGATAAAAGTAGAAAATGTAACAACGCGCTTTGGAGATAAGCTTGTTCATGACGGTTTGAATCTGACGATACATGAAGGGGAGATTTACGGGCTGCTTGGTCCAAGCGGCTGTGGTAAGACGACTCTGCTGCGTGAGATGGTTTTACTGCAGGATATTGCCGGCGGCTCAATTGAGATACTTGGCAAAAGTCTTAAAAATATAAGTGAGAAGGATGCACAGAGTTTACGATATCGGTGGGGCGTGCTTTTTCAGTTCGGTGCTCTTTTTTCATCTTTGACAATCAGAGAAAACGTGGCATTACCTCTTGTTGAATATACGAAACTATCAAAAGAGATGATCGATGAGATCGTACGATTTAAGATCAATCTTGTAGGCTTGAAACCTGAGGATTCAAATCTTTACCCGTCAGAAATAAGCGGTGGTATGCGAAAAAAAGCAGGCTTGGCACGCGCTTTGGTGATGGACCCGAAACTGCTCTTTTTGGATGAACCGACAAGCGGACTTGATCCTATTTCGGCTCGTGAATTCGACAATCTTATTTTGAAACTGAGAAAAATGCTGGGACTAACAATAGTAATGGTAAGTCATGATCTGCACTCCATATACAATACTTTAGATAAAGTTGCTATAATAGACAATAAAAAAATAGTATATGAAGGAACGCTGCAGGGATTGAAGTCAGCAAAAAGTGATTTTATCGATGCTTTTTTTGGGGATAATAGACCTCTTTCATAACCTCTGATACTCTTCAGAGGGCTAAAAAGAGTTAAGATTGTGAAAAATCTTTTTTGAAGCGTAGCTGTAGCTACAGTGATGAAAAGTTTTTTGCAAGATTGATTCTTTTTAACCCTCCCTTTGGGTAAACTATTGCATGCAATACTCTGCGTTGGATAACCTTCGCCATAGTAAAACTATGCCAAAGAACATCCGCCTTGATTATCTTTTGCACTAGTTTACTGAAGAATATCAGAGGTTATGAAAGAGGTCTAATGAATAATAAAGTCAACTATACACTTATCGGTATCTCTGTTTTGGCAGGTCTTGCTTTGCTGTTTGGCTTTGCTTATTGGATGCTCAAACCATCGAGCGATCAAGAGATGCAGAAGTATCTTATCTATTTCGATGAGTCTGTTTTGGGACTCAATCTCAATGCTCCCGTAAAATACAGAGGTATTAATGTTGGGAAGGTTGTCAAGCTGCGTATCAATCCAAAGAACACAGAACAGGTTGAAGTAACGGTCGATATTTTAAAAAGTACGCCTATTAAGGAAAATACCGTTGCGAAATTAACAGCGCAGGGTATTACAGGACTTACTTACATCAACCTCACGCAGGGAAAAAATGATGCTCCGCCACTTAAAGCAAAAGAGGGTGAAGCCTATCCTGTTATAAAAACAGTTCCCTCGTTTTTCGAACACTTGGAAAACTCACTTGGTGATGTGTCGTCTCAACTCTCCGCAACACTTTATAAAACACAAAAACTTCTCAATGATGAGAATCAACAGCAGATGGCTTTGCTGTTACAGCGAACAGCCAGTGTCATGGATAAATTCGATCGTATTCTCGATGAAAAAACGATCGTTCACTTCCAAAAAAGCATGAGTAACCTGGATCATATTACATACAAAATAGATAATAGTGTTCTGCCAAATGTAGAAAAATTTGTAGATCAGAGTGTTGCCTGGGAACATAAGATAAACAACTCTTTTGAATCAATACAAGAGACATATCTGCGTATGGATAAAACGATGAAGAATATGGGCGTGAGCTTCTCAAAAGCACAAATAGGTTTTGATACGATGAGCCACAATGTAAACAACACAATGTTGGAGAGTCAGAATGTTATGATAGACCTGCAAAATACACTCGATGACTTTAGACATAATCCGTCCGCAGTTTTATATAAAAAAACAGAGCCAAAACCTGCTCCGGGAGAGAGATAGATGAAAATACTTGTTACAACTTTTTTACTACTGGTTTTTACAGCCTGCAGCACAACATATCCTGCTGTTACACAGTACCGTCTTACAGTCCAAGAAGCTCAAAAAGGAGCGTTGCAAAGCAATTGCAAAGAACACTCTTTAAAGGTTTCACAGGCTTTTGTCAAAAGCTCATTGGTAAGTAAAGAGATGAAATATACACTGGGCGCATATCAAGAGGGTAGGTTTAACAGGTCTGAATGGGCAGAAGATCTCAACAGAGCTCTCAGTGATACAATCGTAAGTAGTTTGGAAGATAGTGCACTTTTTCAAAATGTCACAAGTTACAAGTCTCTCAGCGGCAGTGATTATACATTAGAGACCAGGGTGTCTGACTTTACCCAGCATTTTAGTGATGATCAAAAGAGCTCTGTTGTCAAAGTGGATATGACATTTACACTCATTGACAACAAAACAGGTATGGCTGTATCGTCAAAGCATATCGTCAAAGAGATGCCGACAAAATCTCCTGATGCCAAAAGCGGTGTAGAAGCACTCAATCAGGTTCTTAACGAAGTACTGCATACAATGCACATATGGATTGCGGGAACATGTCAATGATAACAGAGCGTGAGTACAGAAAAAGAAGAGAGACTTTTGGTAAAAAACTTAAAAACGGTTCTGTAGCCGTTTTGTTTACGGCAGAGCCGAAAACACGTTCAAATGATACGGAGTACCCTTATCGACAGAACAGTAATTTTTACTATATGTCCGGTTTTAAAGAAGATAGTGCAGCACTTGTTCTTGTCAAAACCTCTAAGCGTATCAAAAGCTACCTTTTTGTTCATAAGAAAGATGCCGCAGAGGAGCTTTGGAACGGGAAACGACTTGGTGTTGAAAAAGCAAAAGAGCGTTTTGACGTGAGCGATGTATTTGAGTATGGTGAGTTGAATGCAAAGCTCAAAGAATTTTTAGCAGAGCCTAAAGTGCTGTACTATGATTTTGGTTTGGATTATTCAAAAGTAAAACTATTAAAACGCTATGCAAAAAACATAGATACTTTTAAAAATGCAGCAAAGAAGATTCAAAAGATGCGCCTTATAAAATCAGATGCCGAAGTAGCTCTTATTCGTAAAGCTTTAACCATTACGCAAGAGGCACATCATCGAGCAGTGACAAGAGTAAGTGCTTTACAGTATGAGTATGAACTGCAGGCTGAGATAGAGTATGTTTTTAAAAAGAACGGTGCTTACAGTGATGCTTATACATCCATTGTCGCTTCCGGAAACAATGCAAATACCCTGCACTATATAACGAACGATCAAAAGATAAATCATAATGACCTGATACTCATAGATGCCGGATGTGAGTATGACTATTATGCCAGTGATATTACACGAACTATTCCGGCAAAAGGAAGATTTTCAAAAGTACAAAAAGAACTTTATAATTTGGTTCTGAGTGTCAATAAAGAGATTATCGAATGTATCAAACCCGGAGTGTTAAGGAGTCAACTGCAGCAAAAATCAGAAGAGATGTTATGTCGTGGACTTGTCGAATTGGGCATATTGAAAGGAAGTGTGAAAAAACTTCTGAAAAAAGGGGCGCATAAAAAGTATTATCCGCATGGCATAGGGCACTGGATGGGGATAGATGTGCATGATGCATGTCCTTACAAAGATAATAAGGGAAAAGAAATTCCACTGCAGCCAGGTATGGTTTTGACAATAGAACCGGGAATCTACATAGATAAAGACGATATGAGTGTTCCAAAAAGATTTAGAGGTATAGGCATTCGTATTGAAGATGATATTTTGGTGACGAAAGATGGCTTTGACAATCTCTCAAAGAAGATAAAAAAAGAGACCAGGGATATTGAATCCTTAGCCTCTTTG
Proteins encoded in this window:
- a CDS encoding ABC transporter ATP-binding protein, yielding MKELIKVENVTTRFGDKLVHDGLNLTIHEGEIYGLLGPSGCGKTTLLREMVLLQDIAGGSIEILGKSLKNISEKDAQSLRYRWGVLFQFGALFSSLTIRENVALPLVEYTKLSKEMIDEIVRFKINLVGLKPEDSNLYPSEISGGMRKKAGLARALVMDPKLLFLDEPTSGLDPISAREFDNLILKLRKMLGLTIVMVSHDLHSIYNTLDKVAIIDNKKIVYEGTLQGLKSAKSDFIDAFFGDNRPLS
- a CDS encoding MlaD family protein, giving the protein MNNKVNYTLIGISVLAGLALLFGFAYWMLKPSSDQEMQKYLIYFDESVLGLNLNAPVKYRGINVGKVVKLRINPKNTEQVEVTVDILKSTPIKENTVAKLTAQGITGLTYINLTQGKNDAPPLKAKEGEAYPVIKTVPSFFEHLENSLGDVSSQLSATLYKTQKLLNDENQQQMALLLQRTASVMDKFDRILDEKTIVHFQKSMSNLDHITYKIDNSVLPNVEKFVDQSVAWEHKINNSFESIQETYLRMDKTMKNMGVSFSKAQIGFDTMSHNVNNTMLESQNVMIDLQNTLDDFRHNPSAVLYKKTEPKPAPGER
- a CDS encoding ABC-type transport auxiliary lipoprotein family protein, yielding MKILVTTFLLLVFTACSTTYPAVTQYRLTVQEAQKGALQSNCKEHSLKVSQAFVKSSLVSKEMKYTLGAYQEGRFNRSEWAEDLNRALSDTIVSSLEDSALFQNVTSYKSLSGSDYTLETRVSDFTQHFSDDQKSSVVKVDMTFTLIDNKTGMAVSSKHIVKEMPTKSPDAKSGVEALNQVLNEVLHTMHIWIAGTCQ
- a CDS encoding aminopeptidase P N-terminal domain-containing protein, which encodes MSMITEREYRKRRETFGKKLKNGSVAVLFTAEPKTRSNDTEYPYRQNSNFYYMSGFKEDSAALVLVKTSKRIKSYLFVHKKDAAEELWNGKRLGVEKAKERFDVSDVFEYGELNAKLKEFLAEPKVLYYDFGLDYSKVKLLKRYAKNIDTFKNAAKKIQKMRLIKSDAEVALIRKALTITQEAHHRAVTRVSALQYEYELQAEIEYVFKKNGAYSDAYTSIVASGNNANTLHYITNDQKINHNDLILIDAGCEYDYYASDITRTIPAKGRFSKVQKELYNLVLSVNKEIIECIKPGVLRSQLQQKSEEMLCRGLVELGILKGSVKKLLKKGAHKKYYPHGIGHWMGIDVHDACPYKDNKGKEIPLQPGMVLTIEPGIYIDKDDMSVPKRFRGIGIRIEDDILVTKDGFDNLSKKIKKETRDIESLASL